In Vidua chalybeata isolate OUT-0048 chromosome 5, bVidCha1 merged haplotype, whole genome shotgun sequence, one genomic interval encodes:
- the FGL2 gene encoding fibroleukin, with product MQALPPISENSVGCLITHRLRAALIKLFHFCILPHTASFSVKMKLLIYIVLLKSTLLALTNVFAVILEEEENAKEAKLTETCPIKLKTNRKCDEGEDCPYQINLPPMTIQIPKEFKLLEKTLKEVQTLKESVNKLKKCCQDCKLQADDNQERDRSNEFLLPNTAENSESQDNRVQELQSKVNRMATSLKNAKSQIQTLQGRLEKLSLINMNNVEHYVDSKVANLTFAVNNLDNKCSSKCPAMQARPVIQIMQRDCADHYTAGRRSNGIYRISPDPRNESFEVYCDMQTQGGGWTVLQRRQDGSTNFNRTWNDYKHGFGNLSREFWLGNDKIHLLTRSQEMQLRIDLEDFNGIREYAKYNHFYVANEYLKYRLSVHGYSGTAGDALHYSRHYNHDQKFFTTPDKDNDRYPSGNCGAYYSSGWWFDACLSANLNGKYYHKKYKGVRNGIFWGTWHGISDDIPTGYRQPFKSVKIMIRPRSFVQ from the exons ATGCAAGCACTCCCACCCATTTCTGAGAACAGTGTAGGCTGTCTGATAACTCACAGGCTTCGAGCTGCCCTTATAAAGTTGTTCCACTTCTGTATACTTCCTCATACTGCTAGTTTCTCGGTGAAGATGAAGCTCCTCATTTACATAGTCTTGCTGAAGTCAACTCTCCTTGCTTTAACAAATGtttttgcagttattttagAAGAGGAAGAGAATGCTAAAGAAGCAAAACTTACTGAGACTTGTCCCATAAAGCTCAAAACTAATCGGAAATGTGATGAAGGAGAGGATTGTCCTTATCAGATAAATTTGCCTCCGATGACCATCCAGATACCCAAAGAATTCAAACTGCTTGAGAAGACTCTCAAAGAAGTACAGACCCTTAAAGAATCAGTAAACAAGCTGAAAAAATGCTGCCAAGATTGCAAGCTGCAAGCAGATGACAACCAGGAAAGAGACAGAAGTAATGAATTCCTGCTACccaacactgcagaaaacagtGAAAGCCAAGATAACAGAGTACAGGAACTGCAAAGCAAAGTTAACAGAATGGCAACCAgcttaaaaaatgcaaagagcCAGATTCAGACACTGCAGGGTCGTTTAGAGAAGCTGAGCCTCATAAACATGAACAATGTGGAACATTACGTTGACAGCAAAGTTGCAAATTTGACATTTGCTGTGAACAACCTGGATAACAAATGTTCTTCTAAGTGCCCAGCAATGCAAGCAAGACCTG TTATACAAATAATGCAGAGAGACTGTGCTGACCATTAcacagcagggagaaggagTAATGGAATCTACAGGATTAGCCCTGATCCCAGAAACGAGAGCTTTGAAGTTTACTGTGACATGCAAACACAAGGAGGTGGCTGGACAGTGCTGCAACGGCGTCAGGATGGCAGCACTAACTTCAACAGAACCTGGAATGACTACAAACATGGCTTTGGAAACCTCAGCAGGGAGTTCTGGCTAGGCAATGACAAAATTCACCTCCTGACAAGGAGCCAGGAAATGCAACTGAGAATTGATCTCGAAGATTTCAATGGGATCAGAGAATATGCCAAATACAACCACTTCTACGTGGCCAACGAGTACCTCAAGTACCGTCTCAGCGTCCACGGCTACAGCGGCACCGCAGGAGATGCCCTCCACTACAGCAGGCACTACAACCACGACCAAAAGTTCTTTACAACCCCAGACAAGGACAATGACAGGTATCCCTCGGGAAACTGTGGCGCCTACTACAGCTCTGGCTGGTGGTTTGATGCCTGCTTGTCAGCCAATCTCAACGGCAAGTACTACCACAAGAAATACAAAGGTGTTCGCAATGGCATTTTCTGGGGTACGTGGCATGGTATTTCTGATGATATTCCCACTGGATATAGGCAACCCTTTAAATCAGTAAAAATCATGATCAGACCCAGAAGTTTTGTGCAGTAA